The Abditibacteriaceae bacterium genome includes a region encoding these proteins:
- a CDS encoding substrate-binding domain-containing protein: MANSSKPTQTNAESDMANHQQQAVAARWPDFYSLLEVPPNADDETLKKRIREAYMEATANSDHRNIARRIHYQTMVERIVPQARRVLLDPTLRAEYDKQRELHAKGDAAARDYADFLREVPGSGAFGSNPTSAVSVPGRASSTPSFESATSTAGNFGDASFGDEGASTFWSDMALREDSEPLNSEKGAGDASTVEFDRTSKEPEIPVVETPVATLPLEALPSVDSLPVPETPQRIETVQHTEVTPVQVTPVATVPSAVVPPTVSTPEATAVAAPQVEAATVSSSATPIPEQPKPPAADAEIRAKTVSAAEAAALADANSTIITPEVMRRGRPRGDYVSPLMRKVGGESNTRRIFSHTAQMLLAAIAAAGLTIFILRANQAPSKIPLRIVYAPGLQGVMEAERVRFAKTPAGGAVELLMQPLDGRAAMQAALAPGFGADIWIPSEGLWSDRYSDVAGSKNAKPLTQARSLALSPSVLVARADRAAALRRRFPNRTIPSWEALRAAVIADAPGHFGLGDPVRSGSGSIARYFMAKEWSARNGRELSPQTARDTNLWRWLGGFEDNIPVAERLSSDMVKDLALGTGGRYWWAIALESEAIGWIQKGKDLEIFYLPQTNYADHPLCAWERGGNSGGARGAFDSLLRSPEAQTTFLKNGYRPTGIELSTRVAGNPFTDPKLRARGLRREGFRVIERIPYRIVNQLNGAWSERYN; the protein is encoded by the coding sequence ATGGCGAATTCCTCGAAACCGACACAAACCAACGCAGAATCGGATATGGCGAACCACCAGCAGCAGGCCGTCGCGGCGCGTTGGCCCGACTTCTACAGCCTGTTGGAAGTGCCACCCAACGCCGACGATGAGACGCTGAAGAAGCGCATCCGCGAAGCGTATATGGAGGCGACGGCTAATAGCGATCACCGTAATATCGCGCGGCGCATTCATTACCAGACGATGGTCGAGCGCATCGTGCCCCAAGCGCGACGCGTTTTGCTCGATCCGACGCTGCGCGCCGAATATGACAAGCAGCGCGAGCTCCACGCAAAGGGTGACGCCGCCGCACGAGATTACGCGGATTTTCTACGCGAAGTTCCCGGCTCTGGCGCGTTCGGCTCGAACCCGACTAGCGCCGTTTCTGTTCCGGGTCGCGCTTCCAGCACACCATCGTTTGAATCGGCCACCAGCACTGCGGGCAATTTCGGCGATGCCAGTTTCGGCGACGAAGGCGCGTCCACCTTCTGGAGCGACATGGCCTTGCGTGAAGACTCAGAGCCTCTCAACTCCGAAAAGGGTGCTGGCGATGCAAGTACAGTCGAATTTGACCGTACTTCCAAAGAACCGGAAATACCCGTTGTCGAAACGCCCGTGGCCACCCTGCCTCTCGAAGCGCTCCCATCGGTTGACAGCCTGCCGGTACCGGAAACGCCTCAACGCATTGAAACTGTCCAGCACACCGAAGTGACACCAGTTCAGGTGACTCCGGTAGCAACTGTTCCAAGTGCGGTTGTGCCTCCAACGGTTTCAACGCCGGAAGCGACAGCGGTTGCGGCTCCGCAAGTCGAAGCTGCAACAGTTTCATCATCGGCGACGCCAATCCCCGAACAACCGAAACCGCCTGCCGCAGACGCCGAGATTCGCGCAAAAACTGTTTCGGCTGCGGAAGCAGCAGCGCTGGCGGATGCAAATTCTACCATCATCACACCGGAAGTCATGCGTCGGGGCCGGCCTCGCGGCGACTATGTTTCCCCACTGATGCGAAAGGTGGGGGGAGAATCGAATACACGCCGAATTTTTTCGCACACCGCGCAAATGCTCCTGGCCGCCATTGCGGCAGCCGGACTCACGATTTTCATTCTGCGTGCCAACCAAGCGCCATCGAAGATTCCGCTACGCATCGTTTATGCGCCGGGTTTGCAAGGTGTGATGGAAGCTGAGCGAGTGCGTTTTGCAAAAACGCCTGCCGGCGGCGCTGTTGAACTTTTGATGCAACCGCTCGATGGCCGCGCCGCCATGCAAGCCGCGCTCGCGCCCGGCTTTGGTGCCGACATCTGGATTCCTTCGGAAGGATTGTGGAGCGACCGTTACAGCGACGTTGCCGGAAGTAAAAACGCGAAGCCTTTAACGCAGGCGCGTTCTCTGGCACTTTCGCCGTCGGTTCTGGTTGCGCGTGCCGACCGCGCGGCTGCCTTGCGCCGTCGCTTCCCCAATCGCACGATTCCGTCGTGGGAAGCATTGCGAGCCGCTGTCATCGCGGATGCGCCGGGACATTTCGGTTTAGGCGATCCTGTTCGCAGCGGTTCGGGCAGCATTGCGCGTTACTTCATGGCCAAAGAATGGTCCGCCCGCAATGGCCGCGAGCTTTCCCCGCAAACAGCGCGCGATACAAATCTGTGGCGCTGGCTCGGCGGCTTCGAGGACAATATTCCCGTCGCCGAACGACTGTCGTCGGATATGGTGAAAGACCTCGCCTTGGGAACTGGAGGCCGCTACTGGTGGGCGATTGCTCTCGAAAGTGAGGCAATTGGTTGGATTCAAAAAGGCAAGGATTTAGAAATTTTCTACTTGCCACAAACAAATTACGCCGACCATCCTCTGTGCGCGTGGGAACGAGGTGGTAATTCAGGCGGCGCGCGTGGCGCCTTCGATTCGCTTTTGCGTTCGCCCGAGGCTCAAACGACATTTCTCAAAAACGGCTATCGCCCGACGGGAATCGAACTTTCAACTCGTGTTGCTGGCAACCCGTTCACCGATCCGAAACTCCGCGCGCGCGGCCTGCGACGCGAAGGCTTCCGCGTCATAGAACGCATTCCCTATCGCATTGTCAATCAGCTTAATGGTGCATGGAGCGAACGTTACAACTAA
- a CDS encoding TMEM14 family protein gives MQKASLVSLVYGAFIAAGGIAGYITKGSLASIISGGACGAILIGCGLAMRKGMSAAWWVALVVTLMILGRFGSAFARTGDVWPSAITAAVSLVALIGLIVGRK, from the coding sequence ATGCAAAAAGCAAGTCTGGTTTCGTTGGTTTATGGTGCGTTCATCGCTGCCGGTGGCATCGCGGGCTACATCACGAAAGGGAGTTTGGCCTCGATCATTTCAGGCGGAGCATGTGGCGCAATCCTCATTGGTTGCGGGCTGGCGATGCGTAAAGGCATGAGCGCCGCGTGGTGGGTTGCTCTTGTTGTGACGTTAATGATTTTAGGTCGATTTGGTTCGGCGTTCGCGCGAACGGGTGATGTCTGGCCTTCCGCCATTACAGCAGCGGTTTCGCTTGTTGCCCTTATTGGGTTAATCGTCGGGCGCAAATAA
- a CDS encoding GAF domain-containing protein — protein sequence MSHSPDSPTSSSEFFSHSSPQPANPTPDSSSGDLSSGVAHGTLADAALPSAAFSPDDFDVELSQTSLAEADELLKSTLDEAMNAVGGNRAFLALVDTLSGELVLRFTAGPGWTEDIRRLRVSMHAFVGKDVEMPTTATEAARRAVTGMRQGITRHVVVNGRRYWTGDVSKDPYYIGFFDDVQSEVAVPITARGGGTIGVVNVESPDPDAFDEGHANLLSVLARRIAVIVAMAEHQLREEALIAIGKDLNSSADVEVLMQDVVQQATKILRADDCSLFLFDEESETLQLEASHGPLGEQAGRSNARYALGEGLTGWVAQHGTTIRVGDPRTDPRWKGLFMEAPAGELASVMAVPVRLHRGILGVLRVVRHRKGSLYFLPQEFTQADEDVLVTLAGQLAVAVDRTRLLGRILHSERMAAWGEMSARSAHMIGNAVFGVKGHLNELKHWFSQYERENMVEDEGDDRRAKFSDADDLMENVQRGIYRLEGILSEFRDFVLATQLHATPYDINQILRTVTAESFPKHSNIDLVLNLSPSLPPTLADEAKLKRAFAELIENSIDFQPDGGQLTIRTGIAEADTIHELTRGNARNSLDGKVLQIEFIDRGPGLSEQDRQRVFTPFYTRKAKGMGLGLSIVKGIIEAHGGVIREVGDVDLAKHGTYNAPAAGAHFVVLLPAQREEAKETK from the coding sequence ATGAGCCACAGCCCCGATTCACCGACATCTTCGTCCGAATTCTTCAGTCATTCGTCGCCCCAGCCGGCGAATCCGACGCCCGATTCTTCCAGCGGCGACTTATCGAGCGGTGTCGCGCATGGCACGCTCGCCGATGCCGCGTTGCCTTCGGCAGCCTTCAGCCCCGACGATTTCGATGTTGAGTTAAGCCAGACCTCGCTCGCCGAAGCCGATGAACTTCTCAAGAGTACGCTCGATGAAGCGATGAATGCCGTTGGCGGCAATCGCGCGTTTCTCGCACTCGTGGATACGCTGTCGGGCGAACTGGTTTTGCGCTTTACTGCCGGGCCGGGCTGGACAGAAGACATTCGCCGATTGCGCGTTTCAATGCACGCCTTTGTCGGCAAAGATGTTGAGATGCCGACAACCGCAACCGAAGCCGCGCGCCGCGCTGTCACCGGAATGCGTCAGGGAATTACCCGCCACGTCGTCGTCAATGGCCGTCGCTACTGGACGGGCGACGTTTCCAAAGACCCGTATTACATCGGTTTCTTCGACGATGTGCAAAGCGAAGTTGCGGTCCCGATTACCGCGCGCGGTGGCGGCACAATCGGCGTCGTCAATGTCGAAAGCCCCGACCCCGACGCCTTCGACGAAGGCCACGCCAACCTTTTAAGTGTCCTCGCGCGCCGTATTGCCGTCATTGTGGCGATGGCCGAACACCAGTTGCGCGAGGAAGCCCTTATTGCCATCGGCAAAGACTTGAATTCGTCTGCCGATGTCGAAGTCTTGATGCAAGATGTCGTGCAACAGGCGACGAAAATCTTGCGCGCCGACGACTGCTCGCTTTTCCTGTTCGATGAAGAAAGCGAAACCTTGCAGCTCGAAGCAAGTCACGGCCCGCTCGGTGAACAGGCGGGGCGCAGCAACGCGCGCTATGCGTTGGGCGAAGGCTTAACCGGCTGGGTCGCGCAACATGGAACAACCATTCGAGTCGGCGATCCGCGCACCGATCCGCGCTGGAAAGGTTTGTTTATGGAAGCGCCCGCCGGAGAACTCGCTTCTGTCATGGCGGTTCCGGTTCGCTTGCATCGCGGAATTCTCGGTGTCTTGCGCGTGGTGCGCCACCGCAAAGGCAGCCTGTATTTCTTGCCGCAAGAATTTACGCAGGCCGACGAAGATGTTCTCGTGACTTTGGCCGGACAGCTCGCCGTTGCCGTTGACCGCACGCGCTTGCTCGGTCGCATTCTTCATTCGGAGCGCATGGCGGCGTGGGGTGAAATGAGCGCGCGCTCAGCGCACATGATTGGCAACGCGGTGTTCGGCGTCAAAGGCCATCTCAACGAATTGAAGCACTGGTTTAGTCAGTATGAGCGCGAAAACATGGTGGAGGACGAAGGCGACGACCGCCGCGCGAAATTCTCGGACGCCGACGATCTGATGGAAAACGTGCAGCGCGGCATTTATCGTTTAGAAGGCATTCTCAGCGAGTTCCGCGACTTCGTCTTAGCGACGCAGCTTCACGCGACGCCGTACGACATCAATCAGATTTTGCGCACCGTGACAGCGGAAAGTTTCCCGAAACATTCCAACATCGATTTGGTGCTGAACCTTTCGCCGTCGCTGCCACCAACTCTCGCGGATGAAGCAAAGCTCAAGCGGGCGTTCGCTGAACTCATCGAAAACTCGATTGATTTTCAGCCCGATGGCGGCCAGCTCACGATTCGCACCGGCATTGCCGAAGCGGACACCATTCATGAACTGACGCGCGGTAATGCGCGGAACAGCCTCGATGGAAAAGTGCTGCAGATCGAGTTTATCGACCGTGGGCCGGGCCTTTCCGAGCAAGACCGTCAGCGAGTGTTCACGCCGTTCTACACGCGCAAGGCCAAAGGCATGGGCCTGGGGCTCAGCATTGTCAAAGGCATTATCGAAGCGCATGGCGGTGTGATTCGCGAAGTCGGCGATGTCGATCTGGCGAAACACGGCACCTACAACGCGCCAGCAGCGGGCGCGCATTTCGTCGTTCTGTTGCCGGCACAGCGCGAAGAAGCCAAAGAAACCAAATAA
- a CDS encoding response regulator, whose protein sequence is MGKILVVDDEDDVRLSLERRLIREGHTVETASSQAGAIECIEKTETPFDVVLSDMLMESPSSGVEVLKATLARDVFTEVVILTAYGNVANAVECMKMGAYDYVEKNIPGVDVFELICIKIEQALERRRSSLTTVRKLEQFAKFQDKRRDA, encoded by the coding sequence ATGGGAAAGATTTTAGTTGTAGACGATGAAGATGATGTGCGCCTGTCGCTCGAACGGCGCTTAATTCGCGAAGGCCACACGGTGGAAACTGCGAGTTCGCAGGCGGGTGCCATCGAATGTATCGAGAAGACCGAGACGCCTTTTGATGTCGTTCTCAGCGATATGCTGATGGAATCGCCGAGTTCGGGTGTCGAAGTCTTGAAAGCGACTCTGGCGCGCGACGTGTTTACCGAAGTTGTGATTTTGACAGCGTATGGTAACGTGGCGAACGCCGTCGAGTGCATGAAAATGGGCGCTTACGACTACGTCGAGAAGAACATTCCCGGCGTCGATGTGTTCGAATTGATTTGCATTAAAATCGAACAAGCGCTCGAACGCCGCCGCTCGTCGCTGACGACGGTGCGCAAGCTGGAACAATTTGCCAAGTTTCAGGATAAACGCCGCGACGCTTAA
- a CDS encoding invasin domain 3-containing protein: MHTTFSSVKRRALRSSFCAVCVFVLCLLMGSAAQAQSFRFSLRADPDIIPANGISTTSILVQVQQTGGAGISAAPVARFLTTAGTIESQTRLSGGIARVLLRSSTTPGTAIVTAFVGNAREQIAVEFSADNVGLARYLDVSGSYVAYGDSESVITSSGKCALQFGEIRIESDVRLDVDLRREFIWAEGNAGRVFIRYGNGERARELRGDRLFFDLRRRRGVMRRSDSTLGAARQEFMGTDFRPIPKGQGDEAETPKRPTRVKNAAKVLEESTPLVDSTSRPGDAVPPASAMQTESAPNVEPPAETTPDAVEKDEAAEGTSRVHLAPRDREEDATTLLHAKVVDNGVQSNSTVPAVRAPLVSPLLGETANETVSVKDNSVGSSNGLTPRLTLVPPRGGKDTAPTRDDGKTPTGEEPQQAAPPPVYSPLDDNDGEVRLHEPSPPAPDVAYGYWVAARRMLVYPHDRIQAEKATLFLNGGKIFSLPRYVVPLNGAFNPGQDMVSYNTSAGLTLNVPYYYMASPRGQGTVYFQHAPGNGFAAEKPGFALAVEQQYWMSNRSNGKLIVDQLGRGGWNLGWEHKLQFSPTTNARFSLDMPRHRDLFARSAIYKDLSSVQLGLEGFLSRPDGGKSDAQGQFFARMRPRQLGHTGWTMTMGANFTAWNHYAQRSYTSVSTGGSGGGIGLPGRPRPGTGTQLVEKYRPAFGQTLDISLQGPQRRLWKGATLDTTLRMAAFNHSINGRGVAPGWTLGFNQQVGRTTSLRLDYTYDRSGSLFTGINGGSNASHFVSGSLSIVPTDKIAFSAFATHSLSDRSLYGSASLDYAFAPKWRAGLFSDYSSFTGEDSLLDYGWSIGRTIGQREISINWSQSRERVYFELGGFRY, encoded by the coding sequence ATGCACACCACTTTTTCCTCCGTTAAACGACGAGCGCTCCGCTCGTCGTTTTGTGCCGTCTGCGTCTTCGTGCTGTGCCTGTTAATGGGCAGCGCGGCGCAGGCGCAATCGTTTCGCTTCAGCCTGCGCGCCGACCCCGATATTATTCCGGCAAACGGCATTTCCACCACGTCGATTTTGGTGCAGGTGCAGCAAACCGGTGGAGCGGGCATCTCGGCAGCGCCAGTCGCGCGCTTCCTGACAACGGCTGGCACGATTGAAAGCCAGACGCGATTGTCGGGCGGCATTGCGCGCGTGTTGTTGCGCTCATCGACGACGCCGGGAACGGCCATCGTGACAGCATTTGTCGGCAACGCCCGTGAGCAAATCGCCGTCGAGTTTTCGGCAGATAACGTGGGCCTTGCGCGCTATCTCGATGTTTCGGGTTCATATGTCGCATACGGCGACAGCGAAAGCGTGATTACCTCGTCGGGCAAATGCGCGCTGCAGTTCGGCGAAATTCGCATCGAGTCCGATGTCCGGCTGGATGTCGATTTACGCCGCGAGTTCATCTGGGCTGAAGGCAATGCCGGTCGCGTTTTTATTCGCTACGGGAACGGCGAGCGCGCGCGGGAACTACGTGGCGACCGCTTGTTTTTTGACTTGCGCCGCCGTCGCGGAGTGATGCGCCGCTCGGATAGCACTCTGGGTGCGGCGCGGCAGGAATTCATGGGCACCGATTTTCGCCCGATTCCTAAAGGACAGGGCGATGAAGCCGAAACGCCCAAACGCCCCACGCGAGTAAAGAACGCGGCCAAAGTCCTCGAAGAATCGACGCCACTCGTCGATTCCACGTCACGTCCGGGCGATGCTGTTCCTCCGGCTTCGGCGATGCAAACCGAAAGCGCCCCCAACGTCGAGCCTCCAGCAGAAACAACACCGGACGCGGTTGAGAAAGACGAAGCGGCCGAAGGCACTAGCCGCGTGCATCTCGCGCCGCGCGATAGAGAAGAAGACGCGACAACGTTACTTCATGCCAAAGTCGTCGACAACGGAGTACAGTCGAATTCGACCGTACCTGCTGTCCGTGCGCCGCTTGTTTCGCCACTTCTGGGTGAAACCGCCAATGAAACAGTCAGCGTTAAAGACAATTCGGTTGGTTCATCTAACGGCCTCACGCCGCGTTTGACACTGGTGCCGCCGCGTGGCGGCAAAGACACCGCGCCCACGCGCGATGACGGCAAAACACCAACGGGCGAAGAACCGCAGCAAGCCGCGCCTCCGCCGGTTTATAGCCCGCTTGATGACAACGACGGTGAAGTTCGCTTGCATGAGCCGTCGCCACCCGCGCCCGATGTGGCCTATGGCTACTGGGTCGCCGCGCGGCGCATGCTCGTTTACCCGCACGACCGGATTCAGGCCGAAAAAGCGACGCTGTTTCTCAACGGCGGCAAGATTTTCTCGCTTCCGCGCTACGTTGTTCCGCTTAATGGCGCGTTTAATCCTGGTCAGGATATGGTGTCGTACAACACTTCTGCCGGCCTGACGCTCAATGTTCCGTATTACTACATGGCGTCGCCGCGGGGGCAGGGCACTGTTTATTTTCAGCATGCGCCAGGCAATGGCTTCGCGGCAGAAAAACCCGGCTTTGCGCTTGCGGTTGAACAGCAATACTGGATGTCGAACCGCTCCAACGGCAAGCTAATTGTCGATCAGCTAGGGCGCGGCGGCTGGAACCTAGGTTGGGAACACAAACTTCAGTTCTCTCCGACGACCAACGCGCGCTTTTCGCTTGATATGCCACGCCACCGTGATTTGTTCGCACGCTCGGCAATTTACAAAGATTTATCCTCCGTGCAACTTGGCTTGGAAGGCTTTCTTTCGCGGCCCGATGGCGGCAAGAGCGACGCTCAAGGTCAATTCTTCGCGCGGATGCGGCCTCGCCAACTCGGTCACACCGGTTGGACGATGACGATGGGCGCCAACTTCACTGCGTGGAACCATTATGCACAGCGTTCTTACACGTCGGTCAGTACGGGCGGCAGCGGTGGCGGTATCGGTTTGCCAGGACGCCCGCGTCCGGGAACGGGCACACAGCTTGTAGAGAAGTACCGTCCGGCGTTCGGCCAAACCCTCGATATTTCGCTGCAAGGCCCGCAACGGCGCTTGTGGAAGGGCGCAACTCTTGACACAACGTTGCGCATGGCGGCGTTTAATCACTCGATCAATGGGCGCGGCGTCGCTCCCGGTTGGACCTTGGGCTTCAATCAACAGGTCGGACGCACCACGTCCTTGCGCCTCGATTACACCTATGACCGCAGCGGCAGTTTGTTCACCGGTATCAACGGCGGATCGAACGCATCGCATTTCGTCAGTGGTTCGCTTTCCATCGTGCCGACCGATAAGATCGCGTTTTCGGCGTTTGCGACTCACAGCCTTTCCGACCGCTCGTTGTATGGTTCGGCTTCGCTTGATTACGCGTTCGCTCCCAAATGGCGCGCGGGCCTGTTCTCCGATTACTCCAGTTTCACGGGCGAAGATTCGCTTCTCGATTACGGCTGGAGCATCGGGCGCACAATCGGTCAGCGCGAAATTTCCATTAACTGGAGCCAATCGCGGGAACGTGTTTACTTCGAACTCGGTGGCTTCCGCTACTAA
- a CDS encoding ABC transporter permease subunit has product MAFFSLPFLAGRNPILGRELRQTLRNERAFALLAIYVSILGAVVASQFPADQAVAVGQGKPGSGAGYELFWTFCQAQAFFVVVVLPALAAGALAQERERGTLESFLLTPLSPHEIVWGKAAGVLCFGGLLLAATLPLTSLSFLLGGVSPMDIVTAYVVLLALAAFVTGFGLYCSARWTNAVRATVACYGLLPFALALLVVFMGPGSIIAGVALIGGGFWTLWRQLPRWRASRVGQKLGPFASVGFYGALALTFIALILLLAGSYGLGLRLFMLVFVTPYLLWVARLGLERTGDELARKREPEGPARQKLNDLREDWHRAVAAPTPIAPVPTPRASAPRPIVESAWASIAPEQAPRPIAHAPTPAPRKSTVEINRTRNAATYNTRAFLPDNLNPVFARDMRSGILRGPWLVRIAYAALILSQLWLVFSLALPLAINPDSFGGAWRSAAQLWSSGARCHLALVMIAGAIFGARALAPEREQQTLPQLLTTPLKHRAIVGGKLLTALVYAASVFALGAPATLLAASLTLLSLSQAIGFLATEIVLGIFAAAWGVLCSMRGLTARRALGWSLGGIAALLGGELVLTSLGGQAGTAFARALNLLPLSLVPDTYASNPVSLLSLGLPLGIGLTLAALFAFLTILDFKAYAAQV; this is encoded by the coding sequence ATGGCCTTTTTTTCCCTTCCTTTTCTTGCCGGCCGCAACCCGATTTTAGGCCGCGAACTGCGCCAGACACTGCGCAACGAGCGGGCCTTTGCCCTGCTCGCAATTTACGTTTCCATCCTGGGAGCCGTTGTCGCCTCGCAATTTCCTGCCGATCAGGCGGTCGCTGTGGGACAGGGGAAACCCGGTTCCGGTGCTGGCTACGAGCTATTCTGGACGTTTTGCCAGGCGCAGGCATTTTTTGTCGTGGTTGTCTTGCCCGCGCTCGCCGCCGGCGCGCTCGCGCAGGAACGCGAGCGCGGAACACTCGAAAGTTTTTTGTTAACGCCGCTTTCACCGCACGAAATTGTGTGGGGCAAAGCGGCTGGGGTTCTCTGTTTTGGCGGTTTGTTACTCGCGGCGACTCTTCCGCTTACCTCGCTTTCATTTCTGCTCGGCGGCGTTTCCCCGATGGATATCGTGACGGCTTACGTTGTATTGCTTGCCCTTGCCGCGTTTGTCACGGGCTTCGGCCTTTACTGCTCCGCGCGTTGGACAAATGCAGTGCGCGCAACAGTCGCGTGCTACGGGCTTTTGCCGTTTGCCCTCGCTCTCTTGGTTGTCTTTATGGGGCCGGGTTCGATTATCGCGGGCGTCGCTCTTATCGGCGGCGGGTTCTGGACGCTCTGGCGTCAGCTTCCCCGCTGGCGCGCTTCGCGGGTTGGTCAGAAGCTTGGCCCCTTTGCCTCGGTTGGTTTTTATGGCGCTCTCGCCCTCACGTTTATCGCGCTGATTCTGCTACTTGCCGGAAGTTATGGCCTGGGCTTGCGCCTTTTCATGCTGGTATTCGTCACGCCGTATTTGCTGTGGGTTGCGCGACTCGGGCTGGAGCGCACAGGCGACGAACTCGCCCGCAAGCGCGAACCCGAAGGTCCGGCGCGCCAGAAATTAAACGATTTGCGCGAAGACTGGCATCGTGCCGTCGCTGCACCAACGCCAATCGCGCCTGTTCCAACCCCACGCGCCTCTGCACCTCGGCCAATTGTTGAAAGCGCATGGGCCTCGATTGCGCCGGAGCAAGCACCTCGACCAATCGCTCACGCTCCTACGCCAGCACCACGAAAGAGTACGGTCGAAATCAACCGTACTCGCAACGCCGCGACCTACAATACGCGCGCTTTTTTGCCTGACAATTTGAATCCGGTGTTTGCCCGTGATATGCGGTCGGGAATTTTGCGCGGACCGTGGCTGGTGCGCATTGCTTATGCTGCCTTGATCCTGAGTCAGCTTTGGCTGGTCTTTTCTCTCGCGCTGCCGCTTGCTATAAATCCCGATTCTTTCGGAGGCGCGTGGCGCAGTGCCGCGCAACTTTGGTCATCAGGCGCGCGTTGTCATCTCGCGCTCGTGATGATAGCAGGAGCGATTTTCGGGGCACGCGCCCTCGCGCCGGAACGCGAGCAGCAGACTCTTCCGCAACTTCTGACAACGCCGCTCAAACATCGCGCCATCGTTGGCGGCAAGCTCCTGACGGCGCTTGTCTACGCGGCATCGGTCTTCGCTTTGGGCGCGCCCGCGACACTGCTCGCCGCCTCCTTAACTCTTCTTTCGCTGAGTCAGGCCATCGGATTTCTAGCAACAGAGATTGTTTTAGGAATTTTCGCCGCTGCGTGGGGTGTGCTGTGTTCCATGCGCGGACTGACGGCGCGACGCGCGCTCGGCTGGAGCTTGGGTGGCATTGCGGCTCTTCTGGGTGGCGAACTGGTTTTGACCAGTCTGGGTGGACAAGCGGGAACTGCATTCGCCCGCGCGCTCAACCTTCTACCGCTGTCTCTCGTGCCCGACACTTACGCAAGCAACCCGGTTTCCCTGCTTTCACTCGGCTTGCCTTTGGGAATTGGCCTCACGCTGGCCGCACTTTTCGCGTTTCTCACGATTCTCGACTTCAAAGCCTATGCAGCGCAGGTATAG